A portion of the Lolium rigidum isolate FL_2022 chromosome 1, APGP_CSIRO_Lrig_0.1, whole genome shotgun sequence genome contains these proteins:
- the LOC124703301 gene encoding heavy metal-associated isoprenylated plant protein 28-like has product MMESTELKVEMVALHEKRVRKCLSKVKGVERVEVEASIQKVVVTGYANRNKILKALRRVGLRVELWSPRNELLSAYAAGSFAFSNYGFF; this is encoded by the exons ATGATGGAG AGCACCGAGCTGAAAGTGGAGATGGTGGCGCTGCATGAGAAGAGGGTACGGAAATGCCTGTCCAAAGTGAAAG GGGTGGAGAGAGTGGAGGTGGAGGCGAGCATCCAGAAGGTGGTGGTGACGGGGTACGCAAACCGGAACAAGATCCTCAAGGCGCTCAGGAGGGTCGGGCTCAGGGTGGAGCTCTGGTCGCCACGAAACGAGCTGCTCAGCGCTTACGCAGCCGGGAGCTTTGCCTTCAGCAACTACGGGTTCTTCTGA
- the LOC124703311 gene encoding uncharacterized protein LOC124703311 encodes MASSAAGGGGRPGERNSRDIRLTVQEAAKKLALWHTATFRPIMTHDDLDPILADAGFVALPMPPDPHPQPQDQPQPQQQQVPVRWREYAFLGSGAGSNAVVGWTGPRPRLPYPRVDALHIRTYQAFLGAVEVYLGAARVPNLFHVRCMPVTTKQDRVFDKVFRAMRSDQDGMIVYRDGTLDDATFAAICSEHTPIEDVGYHVIPGNACSELRYLRHGKIHGGNCNEETCKGYPGYIDVVRLKDVIPRPCRNMWV; translated from the exons ATGGCGTCGTCggcggccgggggcggcggcAGGCCGGGCGAGAGGAACAGCAGGGACATACGGCTGACGGTGCAggaggcggccaagaagctcgccCTCTGGCACACGGCCACCTTCCGCCCCATAATGACCCACGACGACCTCGACCCCATCCTCGCCGACGCCGGCTTCGTCGCGCTGCCCATGCCGCCAGACCCGCACCCGCAACCGCAGGATCAGCCGCAGCCGCAACAGCAGCAGGTTCCGGTGCGGTGGAGGGAGTACGCCTTCCTCGGCTCCGGCGCCGGGAGTAATGCGGTGGTCGGCTGGACGGGCCCGCGGCCGCGCCTGCCGTACCCGCGCGTCGACGCGCTGCACATCCGCACCTACCAGGCCTTCCTCGGAGCCGTCGAGGTCTACCTCGGCGCCGCCCGCGTGCCCAACCTCTTCCACGTCAG GTGCATGCCAGTGACAACGAAACAGGACAGGGTGTTCGACAAGGTCTTCCGGGCTATGAGGAGTGACCAGGACGGCATGATTGTCTACCGGGATGGCACCTTGGACGATGCCACCTTCGCTGCCATCTGCAGCGAGCATACCCCCATCGAGGACGTCGGCTACCATGTCATCCCTGGCAACGCGTGCAGCGAGCTTCGCTACCTCCGGCACGGCAAGATCCATGGTGGCAACTGCAATGAGGAGACCTGCAAGGGTTACCCCGGCTACATTGATGTCGTCCGGCTCAAGGATGTCATCCCCAGGCCCTGCAGAAATATGTGGGTCTAG